In Dyadobacter sp. NIV53, a single window of DNA contains:
- a CDS encoding T9SS type A sorting domain-containing protein — translation MTRTFKNTVLSLLIFFGTLSNTFAQNDADPAITSFGFGAASVPVGGTTTLSLFFLNNGDFQSLVPGSIAILVSLTNAGEYTAEPESGLAVVSGLPANYFTWTYNPATKALRGVLNTAITPGDGGQIDIVVKGVAVGSNTSTVNIQRLQPANLTGDFVGNNTLPPALLAVTPSLPVTLISFNAQKENSGVNLTWVTTEEVNSDYFEVQHSVNGKSWSVLGKVESHKDSKVTNNYTYSDANPGEGMNYYRLNMVDRDATHAYSRIRSVDLEGKSETNAVFPNPAATFISIDGQEGKEVKIFDVNGVLKTSSKVQDGQISINNLRNGLHLIQMTNSANQVVTKKFVVLK, via the coding sequence ATGACTAGAACTTTTAAAAATACAGTGCTAAGCTTATTGATCTTTTTTGGGACATTGAGCAACACTTTTGCACAAAATGACGCCGATCCTGCAATAACGTCTTTTGGTTTTGGGGCGGCATCTGTACCGGTTGGAGGTACGACAACCCTTTCCTTGTTCTTTTTAAATAATGGAGATTTTCAAAGCCTCGTTCCCGGCTCAATCGCCATATTGGTTTCACTGACCAATGCCGGGGAATATACGGCTGAGCCTGAATCAGGCTTGGCGGTTGTTTCGGGGCTGCCAGCCAATTATTTTACCTGGACCTATAATCCTGCAACTAAGGCACTTCGAGGTGTACTCAATACTGCAATCACGCCCGGAGATGGAGGACAAATTGATATCGTTGTTAAAGGTGTTGCAGTCGGTTCGAATACCTCAACTGTGAATATCCAGAGGCTGCAGCCAGCGAATTTGACGGGTGACTTTGTTGGTAACAATACCTTACCTCCGGCATTGCTGGCAGTGACACCGTCACTGCCCGTAACCCTGATCTCCTTCAACGCCCAAAAAGAAAACAGCGGCGTAAACCTGACATGGGTCACAACGGAAGAAGTCAACAGTGATTACTTCGAAGTGCAGCACAGTGTGAACGGGAAATCATGGTCGGTGTTAGGTAAGGTTGAATCCCATAAGGACAGCAAAGTGACCAACAACTATACTTACTCCGATGCAAATCCCGGTGAAGGCATGAATTACTACCGGCTGAACATGGTGGACAGGGATGCTACACATGCTTATAGCCGCATTCGTAGCGTTGATCTGGAAGGAAAATCAGAAACCAATGCAGTTTTTCCTAATCCGGCTGCAACTTTTATAAGTATTGACGGACAGGAAGGCAAAGAGGTGAAAATCTTCGATGTGAACGGGGTTTTGAAAACATCTTCCAAAGTGCAGGATGGACAGATTAGTATAAACAACCTCCGGAATGGTTTGCATCTGATCCAAATGACCAACTCTGCAAATCAGGTTGTGACTAAAAAATTTGTTGTTCTTAAATAA
- a CDS encoding ATP-binding protein has protein sequence MTKYFLILVFYCLFQISYGQISDGLFKALPDTLQPKNIRNVTEQEAIKIILNAPISLANQHQDNFRLLAVNLKKAIAKVSNPATKIRFAEAIAGVYILFGEYDSSFVWYEKLVSFDKSQKVELDIVCNAYINMSMYYTEINQPQMAIEMLHKATDIARINNDPEDARGINLAYFQIYSQLSLYHQALPYLNNFLETEPPLTRWDNNDYTDRFLTKARIYSYLFREEGKPAYADSVKKLIGEVLIAKKAQSSFWYFHCYKTLGFLEYYKKNYKQAINFFDKSLSAEYKNSRLYRPFAPELYKNASLLLMGNAEGLGALLAINIPEKDFYTHKERNNVLYQYYKKNGDDKKALDYYVKFRAWTDSIDVIGQKGKVFEAEQKYSVAQKEAAIATLETEKLQASIAQKRTMVIGGFIGLILVILALVIYLSSKRQIARKQTERLGLLEELSDMEKEMELDRLRHQTEKEQEIIGQRQKISKNLHDGVSSDLVAVRYLISDLKAKAETEEARLLLADVEVEVQTVYDRSRDFTHQLNESNAKEEYNALELVENLTLRFGVGSSLKVQSEVDPLLDKIITSQQNSELYKVVKEAVANCLKHSGATQMEIKVLKQDCEIVFEIKDNGHGMSSEKKAGLGLASMRERVRLLGGDIKIETNTSGFRIYGSFPKTA, from the coding sequence ATGACAAAATACTTTTTAATATTAGTTTTCTATTGCCTGTTTCAGATTTCTTATGGTCAGATTTCGGACGGATTATTCAAAGCTCTACCCGATACCTTGCAGCCGAAAAACATAAGAAACGTTACGGAGCAAGAAGCCATAAAAATCATTTTGAATGCCCCGATTTCTCTTGCGAATCAGCATCAGGATAATTTTCGACTTCTGGCTGTTAATCTGAAAAAGGCTATTGCAAAGGTTTCGAATCCCGCTACAAAAATCAGATTTGCCGAAGCAATTGCAGGCGTTTATATACTGTTTGGTGAATATGATTCGTCTTTTGTATGGTATGAAAAGTTGGTTTCGTTTGACAAAAGTCAAAAGGTTGAGCTGGATATTGTGTGTAATGCCTATATCAATATGTCGATGTATTATACCGAAATCAATCAACCACAAATGGCCATTGAGATGTTACACAAGGCTACTGACATTGCAAGAATAAACAATGATCCGGAAGATGCAAGGGGAATTAATCTGGCTTATTTTCAGATTTACAGCCAGCTAAGTTTATACCATCAGGCATTGCCTTATCTCAATAACTTTTTAGAAACCGAGCCACCACTGACCAGGTGGGACAACAACGACTATACCGACCGCTTTTTGACCAAGGCCAGAATTTATTCCTATTTATTTCGCGAGGAAGGAAAACCAGCGTATGCAGATTCGGTAAAGAAGTTGATTGGAGAGGTACTAATAGCGAAAAAGGCACAAAGTTCATTTTGGTATTTTCACTGCTACAAAACCCTGGGATTCTTAGAATATTACAAAAAAAATTATAAACAGGCTATTAATTTTTTTGACAAGTCACTTTCGGCTGAATATAAGAATTCGCGCCTGTACCGGCCATTTGCTCCTGAGCTCTACAAAAATGCATCGCTTCTTCTTATGGGAAACGCTGAGGGATTGGGAGCATTACTTGCGATAAATATTCCCGAAAAAGATTTTTATACGCACAAGGAACGTAATAATGTTTTATACCAATACTATAAAAAGAATGGTGATGATAAAAAGGCACTTGATTATTATGTCAAATTTCGGGCATGGACTGATTCAATAGATGTTATCGGCCAAAAAGGAAAAGTGTTCGAAGCGGAGCAAAAATATTCCGTAGCGCAAAAAGAAGCAGCTATCGCAACGCTTGAAACTGAGAAACTGCAGGCCAGCATTGCTCAAAAGAGAACAATGGTTATTGGCGGATTCATTGGATTGATATTGGTTATACTGGCACTGGTAATCTACCTCAGCAGCAAAAGACAAATAGCCAGGAAACAAACAGAAAGACTGGGATTGCTGGAAGAACTGTCGGATATGGAAAAGGAAATGGAGCTGGACAGGCTGCGGCACCAGACTGAAAAAGAACAGGAAATAATTGGCCAAAGGCAAAAAATCTCGAAAAACCTGCATGATGGTGTGAGCAGTGACCTGGTGGCTGTCCGGTATCTTATTTCCGATTTGAAAGCCAAAGCTGAAACAGAAGAAGCCCGATTGTTGCTGGCCGACGTTGAGGTAGAAGTCCAGACTGTCTATGATCGTTCCAGGGATTTTACCCATCAACTCAATGAAAGTAACGCCAAAGAAGAATACAATGCTTTGGAATTGGTTGAGAATCTGACACTACGTTTTGGAGTAGGTAGCAGTCTGAAAGTGCAGTCAGAAGTAGATCCTTTGCTGGATAAAATTATTACTTCCCAGCAAAATAGCGAACTATACAAGGTTGTAAAAGAAGCAGTAGCCAATTGCCTGAAACACTCAGGAGCAACGCAAATGGAAATTAAAGTGCTGAAACAAGATTGTGAAATTGTTTTTGAAATTAAAGACAATGGTCATGGAATGTCCTCTGAAAAGAAAGCTGGACTAGGTCTTGCATCTATGCGTGAACGTGTAAGGTTATTAGGTGGAGATATTAAAATAGAAACCAATACGTCCGGTTTCAGAATTTATGGCAGTTTTCCAAAAACTGCCTGA
- a CDS encoding M81 family metallopeptidase, giving the protein MKLNLLFGLCFCLLSKASFSNSTANIKETSRTIEKSGTKAQSKALPRIGIVGLAIESSTFSPARTHEEAFHAKIGAEIFTSYPFFSADSTIPKRAAWFPAFMGRSLPGGTVTREAYESMVKQSLALLKKNLPYDGIFFDIHGAMSVVGLDDPEGDFIVRIREVIGKKPIVSTSMDLHGNVSWRLAQNSDIITCYRMAPHEDAMQTKKRAVENLLTRLESGKGKPAYKAWIPIPILLPGEQTSTRIEPGKSLYAEVAPASLQKGVVDAAIWIGYAWADEPRNHAVVMVTGDDKETVAKTAEQLAASFWKVRKDFDFVAPTANLKDALDKAIASQKHPFFISDSGDNPTAGGAGDVTWTLTEILARPEFKSENGPSLIYASIPGPEFVKAAIAAGVGGKVDATAGAAVDARFAPPIRLAGTIESIEYGDKNAEVEVVVKVGSVHVIVTKLRKPYHKEADFTRLGLNPRKSDIVVVKIGYLEPELYNMRADWLLALTPGGVDQNLERLGYKRIKHPMFPLDKDMKDPDLKAQFVPLSDK; this is encoded by the coding sequence ATGAAACTAAACCTTTTGTTTGGCCTTTGTTTTTGTTTACTGTCGAAGGCTTCATTTTCTAATTCAACTGCCAATATAAAGGAGACATCCCGGACAATTGAAAAATCGGGAACAAAAGCTCAATCAAAGGCCCTTCCCCGCATTGGCATTGTGGGTTTGGCAATAGAATCAAGCACATTTTCGCCGGCACGCACGCATGAAGAAGCTTTTCATGCGAAAATCGGTGCAGAAATTTTTACTTCTTATCCGTTTTTCTCAGCTGATTCAACAATTCCAAAACGTGCTGCATGGTTTCCGGCATTTATGGGGCGTTCATTGCCTGGGGGTACAGTTACAAGAGAAGCCTACGAATCCATGGTTAAACAATCCCTTGCATTACTTAAAAAGAACCTGCCTTACGATGGTATCTTTTTTGACATCCATGGCGCTATGAGCGTGGTAGGCCTGGACGATCCGGAAGGGGATTTTATTGTCAGGATCCGCGAGGTGATTGGTAAAAAACCCATTGTTTCCACGTCAATGGATTTACACGGAAATGTTTCGTGGCGCCTGGCTCAAAACTCGGATATAATTACCTGCTACCGTATGGCACCTCATGAAGATGCTATGCAAACAAAAAAAAGAGCCGTTGAAAACCTGCTGACAAGGCTTGAAAGCGGAAAGGGAAAGCCTGCTTACAAAGCATGGATCCCAATACCTATATTATTACCGGGAGAACAAACCAGCACCAGAATTGAACCTGGAAAAAGTTTATATGCTGAGGTTGCACCAGCTTCATTACAAAAAGGTGTTGTCGATGCCGCTATCTGGATCGGTTACGCCTGGGCTGATGAACCACGTAACCATGCCGTTGTGATGGTTACCGGCGATGACAAAGAAACCGTTGCCAAAACAGCTGAACAACTGGCTGCCAGCTTCTGGAAAGTCAGGAAAGATTTTGACTTTGTAGCGCCGACTGCCAACTTAAAAGATGCGTTGGATAAAGCAATTGCCAGTCAAAAACACCCGTTTTTTATTAGCGATTCAGGTGATAACCCAACTGCCGGAGGCGCTGGCGACGTAACCTGGACATTAACAGAAATTCTGGCACGCCCTGAATTCAAATCAGAAAACGGGCCTTCTCTTATTTATGCATCCATACCTGGCCCCGAATTTGTAAAAGCTGCCATTGCAGCTGGTGTTGGTGGAAAAGTAGATGCAACCGCTGGTGCAGCAGTTGATGCACGTTTTGCACCTCCTATTCGCCTTGCCGGTACAATAGAATCTATTGAATATGGTGATAAAAATGCAGAGGTGGAAGTGGTGGTAAAAGTAGGAAGTGTTCATGTGATTGTTACCAAACTTCGTAAACCTTACCACAAAGAAGCTGATTTCACCAGACTTGGCCTTAACCCGCGCAAATCTGATATTGTTGTGGTAAAAATTGGTTATCTGGAGCCCGAACTTTACAACATGCGGGCAGACTGGCTACTGGCATTGACACCAGGCGGAGTAGACCAAAATCTGGAAAGACTTGGTTACAAAAGGATTAAACATCCCATGTTCCCGTTAGACAAGGACATGAAAGATCCGGATCTTAAAGCACAATTCGTTCCCCTATCTGATAAATAA
- a CDS encoding thiamine pyrophosphate-dependent enzyme: MSKKVADQIVEMLVANNVKRIYAVTGDSLNELNDAVRRSGKIKWIHVRHEEAGAYAAAAEAELDGLACCAGSSGPGHVHLINGLYDAHRSGVPVIAIASTMNTNDFGTDYFQSTNTIKLFDDCSCYNEIATTAAQAPRMLQSAIQHAIHHKGVAVFGLPGDVSGLPAEESATAMYNYRSNPVMRPSDEELGSVAALLNSNAKVSIYCGIGAREAHDEIIELAALLKAPVGYSFRGKMGIQYDNPYEVGMTGLIGLPSAYHAMHESDVVLLLGTDFPYAPFMPTKNKIIQIDEKPERLGRRAKLDLGLAGKIKDSVKALLPLIKNKTDESFLKAQLDLYDKVKENLLTYVHDKGREDNISPEFVASTINQLAANDAIFTLDTGMCCVWGARYIQSTGKRLMLGSFNHGSMANAMPMAIGASLAYPDRQVIAFCGDGGLSMLLGDLATIKQYRLPIKLVVFNNRSLGMVKLEMEVQGLPDNETDMVNPDFAMVALAMGFRGITVNEPDEVHNALKDAFLENGPVLINIMTNPASLAMPPKVEWEQVKGYALSMTKLVLGGRMDEALDIAKSNYRHLTELL; this comes from the coding sequence ATGAGCAAAAAAGTTGCAGATCAAATTGTTGAAATGCTGGTCGCCAATAACGTAAAAAGAATCTACGCCGTAACAGGCGACAGTTTAAATGAACTGAATGACGCGGTGAGAAGAAGCGGAAAAATAAAATGGATCCATGTCAGGCATGAAGAAGCTGGCGCTTATGCCGCTGCTGCCGAAGCGGAACTGGACGGACTGGCTTGTTGTGCCGGCAGTAGCGGGCCCGGACATGTTCACCTGATCAATGGATTGTATGATGCGCATCGTTCAGGTGTGCCTGTCATTGCCATTGCTTCCACCATGAACACAAACGATTTTGGCACCGATTATTTTCAGTCGACCAATACCATAAAGTTGTTTGACGATTGCAGTTGTTATAATGAAATTGCAACTACTGCCGCACAGGCCCCGCGTATGTTACAGTCTGCTATTCAGCATGCAATCCATCATAAAGGCGTTGCAGTTTTCGGATTGCCAGGCGACGTGTCCGGTTTACCTGCCGAAGAAAGTGCTACTGCCATGTACAATTACAGAAGCAATCCGGTAATGCGTCCTTCAGACGAAGAACTTGGAAGTGTAGCGGCACTACTGAACAGCAATGCAAAGGTTTCAATTTACTGCGGTATCGGAGCGAGGGAAGCGCATGATGAAATTATTGAACTGGCAGCTTTACTCAAAGCGCCTGTTGGTTATTCCTTCCGTGGTAAAATGGGTATCCAATACGACAATCCGTATGAAGTAGGAATGACTGGTCTGATCGGGCTTCCATCTGCGTATCATGCCATGCATGAGTCGGATGTGGTGCTGTTGCTGGGGACTGATTTCCCTTATGCGCCGTTCATGCCAACTAAAAATAAAATTATACAGATAGATGAAAAACCGGAAAGGCTTGGCCGCAGGGCAAAATTAGATCTGGGCCTTGCTGGAAAAATCAAGGACAGTGTCAAAGCTTTATTGCCTTTGATAAAAAACAAAACAGATGAAAGTTTCCTGAAAGCACAGCTGGATCTATATGATAAAGTAAAAGAAAACCTGCTGACCTATGTACACGACAAAGGAAGAGAAGACAATATTAGTCCGGAGTTTGTAGCATCAACAATCAATCAACTGGCTGCTAACGACGCTATTTTCACACTGGACACGGGTATGTGCTGTGTTTGGGGTGCGCGTTACATTCAGTCCACCGGAAAAAGACTGATGCTTGGATCTTTCAATCATGGTTCTATGGCTAATGCAATGCCGATGGCAATCGGCGCTTCACTGGCTTATCCCGACAGGCAAGTGATTGCCTTTTGCGGTGACGGTGGCTTATCGATGTTATTGGGTGATCTGGCAACTATCAAACAATATCGTTTACCGATCAAACTGGTAGTGTTTAATAACAGGTCATTGGGCATGGTAAAGCTCGAAATGGAAGTACAGGGCTTGCCAGATAATGAGACAGATATGGTAAATCCTGATTTTGCAATGGTTGCTCTGGCAATGGGGTTCAGGGGGATTACCGTGAACGAACCGGATGAAGTCCATAATGCCCTGAAAGACGCTTTTCTGGAAAACGGCCCGGTCTTGATTAATATCATGACCAATCCTGCTTCACTGGCAATGCCCCCAAAAGTGGAATGGGAACAGGTTAAAGGTTATGCTTTGTCGATGACAAAACTGGTACTTGGTGGCAGAATGGACGAAGCTCTGGATATTGCAAAATCCAATTACCGGCATTTAACGGAGTTGTTGTAA
- a CDS encoding glutathionylspermidine synthase family protein: MIHLKSLPEHPEKALQKVGWNWMLGTDTAPYVTSDVVVISEETADQYYHAAETLYDMLVEAGQHVVDNNLFQEMGIPENLVEIIKLSWEDDRQVHLYGRFDLAGGIDGEPVKLIEFNADTATCIPESAVVQWAHLRINNLDDSKQFNTLYETLVAQFLYIKRANSDLTASILFSTMRGYPEDDTNVAILTEAAKEAGFDVDFAYIEEVEFSNGEGIFKQNPDDGSFIRFDYWFKLVPWEFIGNDEPELAKILTEIIRNRKAVILNPAYTLLFQSKYILKVLWDLYPYHPLLLQTEPAALSHKKSVCKVLFGREGANVAILEEDGKVSQQVEGEYEDQAKIYQEYIAFPIDSAGFSYQAGIFYAGEPCALGFRRGGKILDNTAQFVGHLVE, encoded by the coding sequence ATGATTCATTTAAAATCTCTTCCGGAACATCCTGAAAAGGCACTTCAAAAAGTAGGATGGAACTGGATGCTTGGCACGGATACAGCTCCATATGTAACCAGTGATGTTGTTGTTATAAGCGAAGAAACTGCGGACCAATATTATCATGCTGCCGAAACATTGTACGATATGCTCGTGGAAGCCGGACAGCATGTGGTAGATAATAATCTTTTTCAGGAAATGGGTATTCCTGAAAATCTGGTAGAAATTATCAAACTTTCCTGGGAAGATGACCGTCAGGTACACTTATACGGCCGGTTTGACCTGGCCGGTGGTATTGACGGCGAGCCGGTAAAACTGATTGAATTTAATGCAGACACAGCAACTTGTATTCCTGAAAGCGCGGTAGTACAATGGGCACATTTACGGATAAATAATCTGGACGACTCTAAGCAGTTTAATACCTTGTACGAAACGCTTGTTGCCCAGTTTCTTTATATTAAAAGAGCCAATAGTGACCTGACAGCCTCGATCCTTTTTTCAACAATGCGCGGTTATCCGGAAGATGATACCAATGTAGCTATCCTTACCGAAGCAGCGAAGGAAGCCGGTTTTGATGTTGATTTCGCTTATATTGAAGAAGTGGAATTTTCTAATGGAGAAGGTATTTTTAAGCAAAATCCGGATGATGGCAGCTTTATCCGTTTCGATTACTGGTTCAAACTTGTTCCCTGGGAATTCATTGGAAATGATGAACCCGAACTCGCTAAAATACTGACGGAGATCATCAGAAACCGTAAAGCTGTAATTCTTAATCCTGCTTACACCTTGTTATTCCAGTCCAAATATATCCTGAAAGTTTTGTGGGATCTATATCCTTATCATCCGTTGCTTTTACAAACGGAACCGGCTGCTTTATCGCATAAAAAATCAGTATGTAAAGTGCTTTTTGGCAGAGAAGGTGCGAATGTGGCTATTTTGGAAGAAGATGGAAAAGTATCTCAGCAAGTGGAAGGTGAGTACGAAGATCAGGCAAAAATATATCAGGAATATATAGCGTTTCCAATCGATTCTGCCGGGTTTTCATATCAGGCTGGTATATTTTATGCCGGAGAACCCTGTGCACTGGGATTCAGGCGCGGTGGAAAAATTTTAGATAATACAGCACAATTTGTTGGCCATTTGGTGGAGTAA
- a CDS encoding aminotransferase class V-fold PLP-dependent enzyme — translation MNNRRSFFRKSAAIGLGAFGVNSLFNELHAADFQEAEKLWNVNGDNEDYWSVIQDAYSASKSDILILNNGGVSPSPLVVQESLEKYNRQAAQGPSYYMWRIMDKGREPLRQRLAGLGGCDAEEIAINRNATEALNTVIFGLPLQKGDEVIGMKFDYPNMMNAWKQRELRDGIVYKQLTFQFPIEDDEQIVKAYENAITPQTKIIHLTHVVNWVGQIMPVKKISQMAHKKGIEVIVDGAHSFGLLDFKIPDLECDYFGTSLHKFLSAPVGSGMMWVKKDKIAKIWPLVCNHEPTSADIRKFETLGTRSFCIEQAIGEAINFQEGIGTKRKQERIHFLKKYWAEKALQIPGVKIHTSLKPEYSCAIAGISIDGLKPGELDGKLFKDYKIHTVGINYEYLNCVRVTPHVYTKISDLDRFVDALSQIAKKA, via the coding sequence ATGAACAACCGTCGATCCTTTTTCAGGAAAAGTGCAGCCATTGGTTTGGGAGCATTTGGAGTCAATAGCCTTTTTAATGAATTGCATGCCGCTGATTTTCAGGAAGCTGAAAAATTGTGGAACGTGAATGGCGATAATGAAGATTATTGGTCAGTTATTCAGGATGCTTATTCTGCGAGTAAAAGTGATATTCTTATTCTGAATAATGGTGGAGTTTCGCCATCCCCGCTGGTTGTTCAGGAATCTCTTGAAAAATACAACAGACAAGCCGCACAGGGGCCGTCTTATTACATGTGGCGGATTATGGACAAAGGCCGCGAACCGTTACGCCAGCGTTTGGCAGGACTGGGCGGTTGTGATGCCGAAGAAATTGCGATCAACCGCAACGCAACTGAGGCACTTAATACTGTTATTTTTGGCTTACCACTGCAAAAAGGCGATGAGGTAATCGGTATGAAATTCGATTATCCAAACATGATGAATGCCTGGAAACAACGGGAACTCCGTGACGGAATAGTTTATAAGCAATTAACATTTCAGTTTCCGATAGAAGATGATGAGCAAATCGTAAAAGCATACGAAAATGCCATAACGCCTCAAACAAAAATTATTCATCTTACGCATGTAGTGAACTGGGTAGGACAGATCATGCCCGTGAAAAAGATCAGCCAGATGGCACATAAGAAAGGTATTGAAGTGATTGTGGACGGAGCACATTCATTCGGGTTACTGGATTTTAAAATTCCTGATCTGGAATGTGATTATTTTGGTACCAGTCTGCATAAATTTTTAAGTGCGCCGGTTGGAAGCGGAATGATGTGGGTTAAAAAGGATAAAATTGCCAAAATATGGCCGCTCGTTTGTAATCATGAACCTACCAGTGCCGACATCCGGAAGTTCGAGACTTTGGGGACCAGAAGTTTTTGTATTGAACAGGCTATTGGGGAGGCAATTAATTTTCAGGAAGGAATTGGAACCAAACGCAAGCAGGAACGTATCCATTTCCTGAAAAAATACTGGGCTGAAAAAGCATTGCAAATTCCGGGCGTAAAAATCCATACTTCTCTTAAACCTGAATATTCCTGTGCTATTGCCGGAATTAGTATTGATGGATTAAAACCGGGAGAACTTGATGGTAAATTATTTAAAGACTATAAGATCCATACAGTTGGGATTAACTATGAATATTTGAACTGTGTACGCGTTACACCCCATGTGTATACCAAAATAAGTGATCTGGACAGGTTTGTAGATGCTTTGAGCCAAATTGCAAAGAAAGCCTGA
- a CDS encoding M23 family metallopeptidase codes for MTKKGVVLMTVKGIAGIVLIFSIAGWTNGTNRSDKTLEYCSTFRQIQLDIRDCVISPDSARIAFQTVMRNIRSEFNKDSCRAIDSSYFVYPVRCYLPKESIGGKGEGFRPEGFDLFDMNVKGSHPAHDLFVYDKNQDGIDDRTWHPIDVLSFTSGIVIATETEWKSDSELRGGNWIWIYDPCLDGLFYYAHNNIVNVQPGQWVNAGDKISEMGRTGFNAYKKRSPTHLHMMFLKLNSDALPEPYDTYDWMLNAAIRE; via the coding sequence TTGACGAAGAAAGGGGTAGTACTAATGACTGTGAAAGGAATTGCCGGTATCGTATTGATTTTCAGTATTGCTGGCTGGACAAATGGGACTAATCGCTCTGATAAGACATTGGAATATTGCAGCACTTTCCGCCAGATACAGCTGGATATAAGGGATTGTGTCATTTCTCCTGATTCGGCAAGGATTGCTTTTCAGACAGTTATGCGCAATATCAGGTCAGAGTTTAATAAAGATTCCTGCCGTGCTATCGACTCGTCTTATTTTGTATACCCGGTACGCTGTTATCTACCCAAAGAATCCATAGGTGGTAAAGGAGAGGGATTCCGGCCGGAAGGTTTTGATCTTTTTGACATGAATGTAAAAGGGAGCCATCCAGCCCACGACCTGTTTGTATATGACAAAAATCAGGATGGTATTGATGACCGTACCTGGCACCCGATTGATGTACTTTCTTTCACATCCGGAATAGTGATTGCCACAGAAACAGAATGGAAATCGGACAGTGAGCTACGCGGAGGTAACTGGATATGGATTTATGATCCCTGCCTGGATGGGTTATTCTATTATGCTCATAATAATATTGTAAACGTGCAGCCCGGCCAATGGGTGAATGCCGGTGATAAAATCTCTGAAATGGGCCGGACAGGCTTTAATGCCTACAAAAAACGTTCGCCGACACATTTGCATATGATGTTTTTGAAACTGAACAGTGATGCATTGCCCGAGCCTTACGATACTTACGACTGGATGCTAAACGCAGCAATCAGGGAGTAA